One genomic segment of Rhizobium sp. 11515TR includes these proteins:
- a CDS encoding O-antigen ligase family protein, with product MRIAKSIFVRPGSNATYGAVAIALSFFVFAYSSRFGQPSILLYYALWFPLVMMDYRNVLGSYNRQLWLFTFGVFTCLSIFWSVVPSVTARAAIQYMTHIFCALIAMRTLDIRTLTRGAIAGTAIVLIYSILFGYYAYDPIDGSYSFVGAFDSKNQLGFYASLGIYFAFAAVFVLGERRIWMLGAGFAGLLSAYCLHASASATSVLTTGLVVALCISLRVILYLSPKQRKRLFVTAAVSGVILAVAGVYLGAVDLVLGAFGKDSTLTGRTYLWQQGIAAAQQNPFFGVGYQAYWVQGFSEPERLWDEFFIASRAGFHFHNTYIETTVETGLIGVFLLASILLTAFIGHISRFLSDIRNDESYILLGVATLLLIRSFVEIDILNPYHVGSFLFYFTAGKLSMRARMPANTPSRTDEQIPFAPPVNWEPRTGQ from the coding sequence ATGCGGATAGCCAAATCGATCTTTGTGCGGCCAGGCAGCAACGCCACCTATGGGGCGGTGGCGATTGCTCTCTCCTTCTTCGTGTTTGCCTATTCCTCCCGCTTCGGCCAGCCCTCGATTCTGCTCTACTACGCCCTCTGGTTTCCGCTCGTCATGATGGATTACCGGAACGTGCTCGGCAGTTATAATAGACAGCTCTGGCTCTTCACGTTCGGCGTTTTCACCTGCCTCTCGATCTTCTGGTCGGTCGTCCCGTCCGTGACGGCACGCGCGGCGATCCAGTACATGACGCATATCTTCTGCGCCCTGATCGCCATGCGCACGCTCGATATCCGCACGCTGACACGCGGCGCGATCGCGGGCACCGCCATCGTGCTCATCTATTCGATATTGTTCGGCTATTACGCCTATGATCCGATCGACGGAAGCTACAGCTTCGTCGGCGCCTTCGATTCCAAGAACCAGCTCGGCTTTTATGCCTCGCTCGGCATCTATTTCGCCTTCGCAGCCGTCTTCGTCCTTGGCGAACGTCGGATTTGGATGCTGGGTGCAGGATTTGCCGGCCTATTGTCCGCCTATTGCCTCCATGCTTCGGCATCGGCAACATCGGTGCTGACGACGGGACTGGTCGTAGCCTTGTGCATAAGCCTGCGCGTCATCCTGTATCTGTCACCCAAGCAGCGTAAAAGGCTGTTTGTGACAGCGGCCGTCTCCGGCGTCATCCTAGCGGTTGCCGGCGTCTATCTCGGTGCGGTCGATCTCGTTCTCGGTGCCTTTGGTAAGGATTCCACGCTTACCGGGCGTACCTATCTTTGGCAGCAGGGCATCGCAGCCGCACAGCAGAACCCTTTCTTCGGCGTCGGCTATCAAGCTTACTGGGTCCAGGGTTTCTCCGAGCCCGAGCGACTGTGGGATGAGTTTTTTATCGCTTCCCGCGCCGGCTTCCATTTCCATAATACCTATATCGAAACGACGGTCGAAACCGGACTCATCGGCGTCTTCCTACTCGCCTCAATCCTGCTGACGGCTTTCATCGGCCACATCAGCCGCTTTCTAAGCGACATCAGAAACGATGAATCCTACATCCTTCTGGGTGTCGCGACCCTGTTGCTGATCCGCTCCTTCGTCGAGATCGATATTCTCAATCCGTACCATGTCGGGTCCTTCCTGTTCTATTTCACGGCAGGAAAGCTTTCCATGCGAGCGCGGATGCCGGCGAACACGCCGTCGCGAACGGACGAGCAGATACCATTCGCGCCACCCGTCAACTGGGAGCCGCGAACGGGCCAATGA
- a CDS encoding acyltransferase family protein gives MKTLYGIQYLRAFAALAVVLFHAAERSGGHFRIGAAGVDVFFVISGFIMWTMSERRPVTPLRFALDRLQRIAPSYWIVTAIMIAGAAIGLFPNMKLTANHILGSLLFIPVRSPSTGGSEIWPVLVQGWTLNFEMFFYVIFAACLFLPQRLRLAGMTAIFLAFVLAGGIIDPQSSLLLTYTRPIILEFVAGAILGRLWLSGHVPGAGLGLALIAVALSGFAAIQILSLDFNEVTCGPLAVALVLGTVSVERSGKLPSIPLLTYLGNASYSIYLWHTLAISVVVKLMARMQIPSDAITFVGVISGTILGICAYEAVEKPLRNLLKNLSWQRSRPSPA, from the coding sequence ATGAAGACACTCTACGGCATCCAATATCTCCGTGCCTTCGCCGCGCTCGCCGTAGTGTTGTTTCACGCAGCCGAGCGCAGCGGCGGCCATTTCCGCATCGGAGCCGCCGGCGTCGACGTCTTCTTCGTCATCAGCGGCTTCATCATGTGGACCATGAGCGAGCGTCGGCCGGTGACGCCGTTGCGCTTTGCGCTCGATCGGCTGCAGCGCATCGCGCCATCCTACTGGATCGTGACGGCCATCATGATCGCCGGCGCCGCCATCGGCCTGTTTCCGAACATGAAGCTGACGGCAAACCATATTCTCGGCTCGCTGCTGTTTATTCCCGTCCGCTCGCCAAGTACGGGCGGTAGCGAGATCTGGCCGGTTCTGGTGCAGGGATGGACGCTGAATTTCGAGATGTTCTTCTACGTCATCTTCGCGGCCTGCCTGTTTCTGCCACAACGACTGCGGCTTGCCGGCATGACGGCGATCTTCCTCGCCTTCGTCCTTGCCGGCGGCATCATCGATCCACAGTCGTCGTTGCTCTTGACCTATACGCGGCCGATCATCCTGGAATTCGTCGCCGGCGCAATCCTCGGACGCCTCTGGCTATCCGGACATGTGCCGGGGGCAGGCCTCGGTCTTGCCCTGATCGCCGTCGCATTGTCGGGCTTTGCCGCGATCCAGATTCTGAGCCTGGATTTCAACGAAGTGACCTGCGGACCGCTCGCTGTTGCCCTCGTGCTCGGCACGGTGTCGGTGGAGCGCAGCGGCAAGTTGCCCTCCATTCCGCTCCTTACCTATCTCGGCAACGCCTCCTATTCGATCTACCTCTGGCACACATTGGCCATTTCGGTGGTCGTCAAGTTGATGGCGCGGATGCAGATACCCTCGGACGCCATCACCTTCGTCGGCGTCATCAGCGGCACCATTCTCGGCATCTGCGCCTACGAAGCCGTCGAAAAGCCGCTGCGCAATCTGCTGAAGAACCTGAGCTGGCAGAGATCGCGCCCCTCACCGGCCTGA